The following coding sequences lie in one Osmerus mordax isolate fOsmMor3 chromosome 13, fOsmMor3.pri, whole genome shotgun sequence genomic window:
- the pkp3b gene encoding plakophilin-3, whose amino-acid sequence MSAVMASEGCFMSALLPNTQVTAYAVPSDAQLRSDGKLIDGVAKAKRVQQQVQMRLAQRSSSLSRLNGLHCASAGPSISSASWKPSPPARSAGFSSASLGYSGSRTMAVPVMSHYSGGFSSRSAVESSTRYRTSQSAASTTCPHLSDVTRGGYHGGYPGGYHDGYHTNQTRARSRSLCQAHQEMAPPDWLVHQEVAAAPPTMQRSLSGTLARGGAAAAGWREEELSYQHSFKGPSHRTISRITNRQAGGGGGVLGAAAQQVSLGVGSVSGMSMRRAPSLHSMRSVGKGVDLQDAGSCHSNDKMGGVQGLDMATAVSYISSSDTALQALGAAYIQHQCYHSNDAKNQVRVLGAVPALVQLFTSESQEVQRFATGATRNLIYENMDNKTALMEAGGISALVSALREPDEELRKNITGILWNLSSKDSLKEKLTRETLSELTESVLVPLCHPGDSGHLSHSPSEADIFYNTTGCLRNLSSVSQRSRQQMRETRGLLDSLVAHVQYAVQEEKVDDKGVENVVCVLRNLSYQLYREMSPSTLLRLEGPTRGGNTKDSLPIGCFTPQSKKAKERRNQELSALAEVVKAPRGSEWLWHPQVVRLYHSVLQRCESNSNTREAATGALQNITTGDTRWASVLAGVVLDQERMLPLLLDLLQTKSELELRPLTGLLRNLARHCRSKDNMATKAVRVLVGCLPSDGHQKEPSSDVVVNICGTLNSLVAGTSLAARDICYFDGLPKLVAIKKSHDNSPGRLKAAGAASTVLSNMFQYNKLHRDYKQKGFTRSDFMDTLL is encoded by the exons ATGAGTGCAGTCATGGCCTCCGAGGGCTGCTTTATGTCCGCTTTACTGCCCAACACCCAGGTAACCGCTTATGCAGTCCCCAGCGACGCACAGCTCAGATCCGATGGGAAATTAATTGACGGAGTCGCGAAGGCCAAGAGAGTCCAACAGCAAGTCCAGATGCGTCTTGCCCAGAGGTCCTCCTCACTGTCGCGGCTGAATGGATTGCACTGCGCCTCTGCAG GCCCCAGCATCTCGTCTGCCAGCTGGAAGCCCAGCCCTCCTGCTCGCAGCGCCGGCTTCAGCTCCGCCTCTCTGGGATACTCAGGGAGCCGCACCATGGCG GTTCCGGTGATGTCTCACTATTCTGGTGGCTTCTCATCGCGCTCAGCAGTGGAGAGCAGCACCAGGTAcagaaccagccagtcagcagccagcaccacctgcccccacctctctgaTGTCACCAGGGGGGGTTACCACGGTGGGTACCCGGGCGGTTACCATGACGGTTACCATACCAACCAGACCAGAGCCAGATCCAGATCTCTGTGCCAGGCCCACCAGGAAATGGCAccccctgattggctggtacACCAGGAAGTGGCTGCGGCCCCTCCCACCATGCAACGCTCTCTCAGCGGAACTCTGGCCCGTGGGGGCGCGGCTGCcgctgggtggagggaggaggagctgtcCTACCAGCACTCCTTCAAAGGCCCCTCCCATCGCACCATCAGCCGCATCACCAACAGgcaggcggggggcgggggcggtgtGTTGGGCGCGGCGGCGCAGCAGGTGTCGCTGGGCGTGGGGAGCGTGTCGGGGATGTCGATGAGGCGGGCGCCTTCCCTCCACAGCATGAGGAGCGTGGGGAAGGGCGTCGACCTGCAGGACGCCGGCTCCTGCCACAGCAACGACAAGATGGGAGG ggtccaAGGTCTGGACATGGCCACTGCGGTCAGCTACATCTCTTCGTCAGACACGGCACTCCAGGCCCTGGGAGCTGCCTACATACAGCACCAGTGTTACCATAGCAACGATGCCAAGAACCAG GTGCGTGTCCTGGGAGCAGTGCCAGCTTTAGTGCAGCTCTTCACCAGCGAAAGCCAGGAAGTCCAACGTTTTGCCACCGGTGCCACAAGGAACCTCATTTATGAGAACATGGACAACAAGACAGCTCTGATGGAAGCTGGCGGAATCTCCGCCCTGGTCAGTGCTTTGAGAGAACCTGACGAGGAACTTCGCAAGAACATCACTG GTATTCTGTGGAACCTGTCTTCTAAAGACAGCCTGAAGGAGAAGCTGACCAGAGAGACGCTGTCTGAGTTGACAGAGAGTGTCTTAGTGCCTCTGTGTCACCCTGGAGACTCTGGACACCTCAGTCACAGTCCCTCCGAGGCAGACATCTTCTACAACACCACTGGCTGCCTCAG GAACCTGAGCTCGGTGAGCCAACGTAGCCGACAGCAGATGAGGGAGACCAGAGGCCTGCTGGACTCTCTGGTGGCTCATGTCCAATATGCCGTCCAAGAGGAAAAGGTGGATGACAAG GGGGTGGAGAAcgtggtgtgtgttctcaggaaCCTGTCCTATCAGCTCTACAGAGAGATGTCTCCATCCACTCTGCTGCGACTGGAGGGGCCGACCAGGGGCGGGAACACCAAGGACAGCCTCCCCATTGGCTGTTTCACCCCCCAGAGCAAGAAGGCCAAAGAG CGTCGCAACCAGGAGCTGTCTGCCCTGGCCGAGGTGGTGAAAGCTCCGCGGGGGTCGGAGTGGCTGTGGCACCCCCAGGTGGTGAGGCTGTACCACAGCGTGCTGCAGAGGTGCGAGAGCAACTCCAACACGCGCGAGGCAGCAACCGGAGCGCTGCAGAACATCACGACAGGAGACACCAGG TGGGCAAGTGTGTTAGCGGGCGTGGTGCTGGACCAGGAGAGGATGCTGCCTCTGCTGTTGGATCTCCTGCAGACCAAGAGTGAACTGGAGCTCCGCCCACTCACCGGCCTGCTGAGGAACCTGGCGCGTCACTGTCGCAGCAAGGACAACATGG CTACCAAGGCAGTGCGGGTGCTGGTGGGCTGTTTGCCCAGCGATGGCCACCAGAAAGAGCCCTCCAGCGATGTGGTTGTCAACATCTGTGGCACGCTCAACAGCTTGGTGGCTGGAACCTCGCTGGCGGCCAGGGACATCTGCTACTTTGACGGTCTGCCCAAACTGGTGGCCATTAAGAAGTCCCACGACAACAG CCCTGGGAGGTTGAAAGCAGCGGGCGCTGCCTCCACAGTCCTCAGCAACATGTTTCAGTACAACAAGCTGCACAGAGACTACAaacag AAGGGCTTTACGAGGAGTGACTTCATGGACACATTGCTCTAG